One Belonocnema kinseyi isolate 2016_QV_RU_SX_M_011 chromosome 6, B_treatae_v1, whole genome shotgun sequence genomic region harbors:
- the LOC117175051 gene encoding transcription initiation factor TFIID subunit 6-like isoform X3 has translation MTENESVYGTSLSQESMKVIAESIGIGNLPDEAAKDLAEDVSYKLKEIIQDAAKFMRHGKRQRLSTQDVDHALKIKNIEPTYGFFAKDHLPFRFASGGGRELHFVEEKEIDLNDVLSTSGGQSWPKLPLEVTLRSHWLCIDGVQPTIPENPPPVSKDIQKLESVDPTRKLNNTTQNMGVGKPGGGGKSQKLRNVETVHVKQLATHELSVEQQLYYKEITEACVGADEGRRAEALQSLSADPGLHEMLARMCTFIAEGVRVNVVQNNLAILIYLMRMVKALLDNQSLYLEKYLHELIPSVATCIVTKQLCMRPEMDNHWALRDFASRLMAQICKNFNTSTNNVQTRVTRMFSQALAKSSQTPLASLYGAIDGLCELGPEVVKALVIPKIKTISERIELSTDGIGLSSVDKNAAGHIKTLLVKSVAPVLKMIRSPPDFVEEYKQDFGYLGPALCAAVAKARTQPAVLATNATTTTATLTANQQQATISTGKTIVQTDHIAVSSPSPGQPQTSRTIMLNPGRSGGPASTGKFVILQSRAQTPTSSGIVASPGQQQHAQQQQQQQQPQQVKITQGIPVQQKPHLHSSAPKLVVVCMPNSSHSVTSTVTQAALTPKSQVFVTQQDVEQTHNPLDDHSFQ, from the exons ATGACGGAAAACGAATCAGTATACGGAACATCATTGTCCCAAGAGTCAATGAAAGTGATTGCCGAGAGCATTGGTATCGGAAATTTACCAGACGAAGCTGCAAAAGATCTCGCAGAGGATGTGAGCTACAAACTAAAGGAAATTATACAG GATGCAGCTAAATTTATGAGGCATGGAAAGCGACAACGATTGTCCACGCAGGACGTGGACCACgcgttaaaaatcaaaaatatagaaCCAACGTATGGATTCTTCGCCAAAGACCACCTTCCTTTTCGATTTGCGTCTGGCGGTGGTCGTGAATTACATTTTGTAGAGGAAAAGGAAATAGACCTTAATGATGTATTGTCAACATCTGGTGGGCAAAGCTGGCCCAAATTACCTTTGGAAGTAACTCTCCGATCTCACTGGCTTTGCATCGACGGCGTGCAACCTACGATACCGGAAAACCCACCGCCCGTTTCAAAAG ATATCCAGAAATTGGAAAGCGTCGATCCTACAAGGAAACTCAACAATACGACTCAAAATATGGGAGTTGGCAAGCCAGGTGGTGGAGGGAAAAGTCAAAAGCTACGAAATGTGGAGACTGTTCACGTTAAACAATTAGCAACTCACGAATTAAGTGTGGAACAACAATTATATTACAAAGAGATTACGGAAGCTTGTGTTGGTGCCGATGAAGGTCGTAGAGCTGAGGCATTGCAATCTCTTTCTGCTGACCCAGGCTTACACGAAATGCTGGCTCGAATGTGCACATTTATTGCGGAAGGAGTACGAGTGAACGTAGTACAAAATAATCTAGCTATTCTTATTTATCTCATGCGCATGGTTAAGGCGCTACTTGACAATCAAAgtctttatttagaaaaatac CTCCACGAACTCATACCATCTGTAGCGACATGTATAGTAACTAAGCAACTTTGTATGAGACCAGAAATGGATAATCACTGGGCACTTCGAGATTTCGCTTCTCGCTTAATGGCGCAAATCTGTAAGAACTTTAATACGTCCACAAATAACGTTCAAACAAGAGTTACTCGTATGTTCAGTCAAGCCTTAGCGAAAAGCAGCCAG actCCACTGGCTTCTTTGTATGGTGCAATTGATGGTCTTTGTGAACTGGGACCTGAGGTTGTGAAAGCCTTGGTTATACCAAAAATCAAGACCATATCAGAGCGGATTGAATTAAGTACAGACGGTATTGGGCTCTCAAGTGTAGATAAAAATGCTGCTGGTCATATAAAAACGTTATTAGTg AAATCAGTAGCTCCTGTTTTGAAAATGATTCGGTCGCCACCAGACTTTGTAGAAGAGTACAAACAAGATTTTGGATATCTCGGACCAGCCTTATGTGCTGCAGTTGCTAAAGCGCGAACGCAGCCAGCTGTTTTAGCAACTAATGCGACAACAACAACAGCGACCTTGACCGCAAATCAGCAGCAGGCGACAATAAGCACTGGAAAAACTATTGTGCAAACAG ATCATATTGCAGTCTCGAGTCCAAGTCCAGGACAGCCGCAAACGAGCCGTACAATTATGTTGAACCCAGGTCGAAGTGGTGGACCAGCGTCGACTGGAAAGTTTGTAATCTTGCAATCCCGAGCGCAAACGCCGACTTCTTCTGGAATTGTTGCAAGTCCTGGACAGCAACAACATGCGCAGCAGCAGCAACAACAACAACAGCCTCAACAAGTAAAAATAACTCAAGGCATTCCTGTTCAGCAAAAGCCACACTTGCATAGCTCAGCTCCCAAGTTGGTTGTGGTTTGCATGCCTAATAGCAGTCATAGCGTCACATCGACCGTAACGCAG GCGGCCTTGACGCCCAAGTCGCAAGTTTTTGTTACACAACAAGATGTTGAACAAACGCACAATCCATTGGATGATCATTCATTTCAATGA
- the LOC117175051 gene encoding transcription initiation factor TFIID subunit 6-like isoform X4 codes for MTENESVYGTSLSQESMKVIAESIGIGNLPDEAAKDLAEDVSYKLKEIIQDAAKFMRHGKRQRLSTQDVDHALKIKNIEPTYGFFAKDHLPFRFASGGGRELHFVEEKEIDLNDVLSTSGGQSWPKLPLEVTLRSHWLCIDGVQPTIPENPPPVSKDIQKLESVDPTRKLNNTTQNMGVGKPGGGGKSQKLRNVETVHVKQLATHELSVEQQLYYKEITEACVGADEGRRAEALQSLSADPGLHEMLARMCTFIAEGVRVNVVQNNLAILIYLMRMVKALLDNQSLYLEKYLHELIPSVATCIVTKQLCMRPEMDNHWALRDFASRLMAQICKNFNTSTNNVQTRVTRMFSQALAKSSQTPLASLYGAIDGLCELGPEVVKALVIPKIKTISERIELSTDGIGLSSVDKNAAGHIKTLLVKSVAPVLKMIRSPPDFVEEYKQDFGYLGPALCAAVAKARTQPAVLATNATTTTATLTANQQQATISTGKTIVQTVSSPSPGQPQTSRTIMLNPGRSGGPASTGKFVILQSRAQTPTSSGIVASPGQQQHAQQQQQQQQPQQVKITQGIPVQQKPHLHSSAPKLVVVCMPNSSHSVTSTVTQAALTPKSQVFVTQQDVEQTHNPLDDHSFQ; via the exons ATGACGGAAAACGAATCAGTATACGGAACATCATTGTCCCAAGAGTCAATGAAAGTGATTGCCGAGAGCATTGGTATCGGAAATTTACCAGACGAAGCTGCAAAAGATCTCGCAGAGGATGTGAGCTACAAACTAAAGGAAATTATACAG GATGCAGCTAAATTTATGAGGCATGGAAAGCGACAACGATTGTCCACGCAGGACGTGGACCACgcgttaaaaatcaaaaatatagaaCCAACGTATGGATTCTTCGCCAAAGACCACCTTCCTTTTCGATTTGCGTCTGGCGGTGGTCGTGAATTACATTTTGTAGAGGAAAAGGAAATAGACCTTAATGATGTATTGTCAACATCTGGTGGGCAAAGCTGGCCCAAATTACCTTTGGAAGTAACTCTCCGATCTCACTGGCTTTGCATCGACGGCGTGCAACCTACGATACCGGAAAACCCACCGCCCGTTTCAAAAG ATATCCAGAAATTGGAAAGCGTCGATCCTACAAGGAAACTCAACAATACGACTCAAAATATGGGAGTTGGCAAGCCAGGTGGTGGAGGGAAAAGTCAAAAGCTACGAAATGTGGAGACTGTTCACGTTAAACAATTAGCAACTCACGAATTAAGTGTGGAACAACAATTATATTACAAAGAGATTACGGAAGCTTGTGTTGGTGCCGATGAAGGTCGTAGAGCTGAGGCATTGCAATCTCTTTCTGCTGACCCAGGCTTACACGAAATGCTGGCTCGAATGTGCACATTTATTGCGGAAGGAGTACGAGTGAACGTAGTACAAAATAATCTAGCTATTCTTATTTATCTCATGCGCATGGTTAAGGCGCTACTTGACAATCAAAgtctttatttagaaaaatac CTCCACGAACTCATACCATCTGTAGCGACATGTATAGTAACTAAGCAACTTTGTATGAGACCAGAAATGGATAATCACTGGGCACTTCGAGATTTCGCTTCTCGCTTAATGGCGCAAATCTGTAAGAACTTTAATACGTCCACAAATAACGTTCAAACAAGAGTTACTCGTATGTTCAGTCAAGCCTTAGCGAAAAGCAGCCAG actCCACTGGCTTCTTTGTATGGTGCAATTGATGGTCTTTGTGAACTGGGACCTGAGGTTGTGAAAGCCTTGGTTATACCAAAAATCAAGACCATATCAGAGCGGATTGAATTAAGTACAGACGGTATTGGGCTCTCAAGTGTAGATAAAAATGCTGCTGGTCATATAAAAACGTTATTAGTg AAATCAGTAGCTCCTGTTTTGAAAATGATTCGGTCGCCACCAGACTTTGTAGAAGAGTACAAACAAGATTTTGGATATCTCGGACCAGCCTTATGTGCTGCAGTTGCTAAAGCGCGAACGCAGCCAGCTGTTTTAGCAACTAATGCGACAACAACAACAGCGACCTTGACCGCAAATCAGCAGCAGGCGACAATAAGCACTGGAAAAACTATTGTGCAAACAG TCTCGAGTCCAAGTCCAGGACAGCCGCAAACGAGCCGTACAATTATGTTGAACCCAGGTCGAAGTGGTGGACCAGCGTCGACTGGAAAGTTTGTAATCTTGCAATCCCGAGCGCAAACGCCGACTTCTTCTGGAATTGTTGCAAGTCCTGGACAGCAACAACATGCGCAGCAGCAGCAACAACAACAACAGCCTCAACAAGTAAAAATAACTCAAGGCATTCCTGTTCAGCAAAAGCCACACTTGCATAGCTCAGCTCCCAAGTTGGTTGTGGTTTGCATGCCTAATAGCAGTCATAGCGTCACATCGACCGTAACGCAG GCGGCCTTGACGCCCAAGTCGCAAGTTTTTGTTACACAACAAGATGTTGAACAAACGCACAATCCATTGGATGATCATTCATTTCAATGA
- the LOC117175051 gene encoding transcription initiation factor TFIID subunit 6-like isoform X2 — protein sequence MTENESVYGTSLSQESMKVIAESIGIGNLPDEAAKDLAEDVSYKLKEIIQDAAKFMRHGKRQRLSTQDVDHALKIKNIEPTYGFFAKDHLPFRFASGGGRELHFVEEKEIDLNDVLSTSGGQSWPKLPLEVTLRSHWLCIDGVQPTIPENPPPVSKDIQKLESVDPTRKLNNTTQNMGVGKPGGGGKSQKLRNVETVHVKQLATHELSVEQQLYYKEITEACVGADEGRRAEALQSLSADPGLHEMLARMCTFIAEGVRVNVVQNNLAILIYLMRMVKALLDNQSLYLEKYLHELIPSVATCIVTKQLCMRPEMDNHWALRDFASRLMAQICKNFNTSTNNVQTRVTRMFSQALAKSSQVREETKTPLASLYGAIDGLCELGPEVVKALVIPKIKTISERIELSTDGIGLSSVDKNAAGHIKTLLVKSVAPVLKMIRSPPDFVEEYKQDFGYLGPALCAAVAKARTQPAVLATNATTTTATLTANQQQATISTGKTIVQTVSSPSPGQPQTSRTIMLNPGRSGGPASTGKFVILQSRAQTPTSSGIVASPGQQQHAQQQQQQQQPQQVKITQGIPVQQKPHLHSSAPKLVVVCMPNSSHSVTSTVTQAALTPKSQVFVTQQDVEQTHNPLDDHSFQ from the exons ATGACGGAAAACGAATCAGTATACGGAACATCATTGTCCCAAGAGTCAATGAAAGTGATTGCCGAGAGCATTGGTATCGGAAATTTACCAGACGAAGCTGCAAAAGATCTCGCAGAGGATGTGAGCTACAAACTAAAGGAAATTATACAG GATGCAGCTAAATTTATGAGGCATGGAAAGCGACAACGATTGTCCACGCAGGACGTGGACCACgcgttaaaaatcaaaaatatagaaCCAACGTATGGATTCTTCGCCAAAGACCACCTTCCTTTTCGATTTGCGTCTGGCGGTGGTCGTGAATTACATTTTGTAGAGGAAAAGGAAATAGACCTTAATGATGTATTGTCAACATCTGGTGGGCAAAGCTGGCCCAAATTACCTTTGGAAGTAACTCTCCGATCTCACTGGCTTTGCATCGACGGCGTGCAACCTACGATACCGGAAAACCCACCGCCCGTTTCAAAAG ATATCCAGAAATTGGAAAGCGTCGATCCTACAAGGAAACTCAACAATACGACTCAAAATATGGGAGTTGGCAAGCCAGGTGGTGGAGGGAAAAGTCAAAAGCTACGAAATGTGGAGACTGTTCACGTTAAACAATTAGCAACTCACGAATTAAGTGTGGAACAACAATTATATTACAAAGAGATTACGGAAGCTTGTGTTGGTGCCGATGAAGGTCGTAGAGCTGAGGCATTGCAATCTCTTTCTGCTGACCCAGGCTTACACGAAATGCTGGCTCGAATGTGCACATTTATTGCGGAAGGAGTACGAGTGAACGTAGTACAAAATAATCTAGCTATTCTTATTTATCTCATGCGCATGGTTAAGGCGCTACTTGACAATCAAAgtctttatttagaaaaatac CTCCACGAACTCATACCATCTGTAGCGACATGTATAGTAACTAAGCAACTTTGTATGAGACCAGAAATGGATAATCACTGGGCACTTCGAGATTTCGCTTCTCGCTTAATGGCGCAAATCTGTAAGAACTTTAATACGTCCACAAATAACGTTCAAACAAGAGTTACTCGTATGTTCAGTCAAGCCTTAGCGAAAAGCAGCCAGGTGCGTGAAGAAACAAAA actCCACTGGCTTCTTTGTATGGTGCAATTGATGGTCTTTGTGAACTGGGACCTGAGGTTGTGAAAGCCTTGGTTATACCAAAAATCAAGACCATATCAGAGCGGATTGAATTAAGTACAGACGGTATTGGGCTCTCAAGTGTAGATAAAAATGCTGCTGGTCATATAAAAACGTTATTAGTg AAATCAGTAGCTCCTGTTTTGAAAATGATTCGGTCGCCACCAGACTTTGTAGAAGAGTACAAACAAGATTTTGGATATCTCGGACCAGCCTTATGTGCTGCAGTTGCTAAAGCGCGAACGCAGCCAGCTGTTTTAGCAACTAATGCGACAACAACAACAGCGACCTTGACCGCAAATCAGCAGCAGGCGACAATAAGCACTGGAAAAACTATTGTGCAAACAG TCTCGAGTCCAAGTCCAGGACAGCCGCAAACGAGCCGTACAATTATGTTGAACCCAGGTCGAAGTGGTGGACCAGCGTCGACTGGAAAGTTTGTAATCTTGCAATCCCGAGCGCAAACGCCGACTTCTTCTGGAATTGTTGCAAGTCCTGGACAGCAACAACATGCGCAGCAGCAGCAACAACAACAACAGCCTCAACAAGTAAAAATAACTCAAGGCATTCCTGTTCAGCAAAAGCCACACTTGCATAGCTCAGCTCCCAAGTTGGTTGTGGTTTGCATGCCTAATAGCAGTCATAGCGTCACATCGACCGTAACGCAG GCGGCCTTGACGCCCAAGTCGCAAGTTTTTGTTACACAACAAGATGTTGAACAAACGCACAATCCATTGGATGATCATTCATTTCAATGA
- the LOC117175051 gene encoding transcription initiation factor TFIID subunit 6-like isoform X1 yields the protein MTENESVYGTSLSQESMKVIAESIGIGNLPDEAAKDLAEDVSYKLKEIIQDAAKFMRHGKRQRLSTQDVDHALKIKNIEPTYGFFAKDHLPFRFASGGGRELHFVEEKEIDLNDVLSTSGGQSWPKLPLEVTLRSHWLCIDGVQPTIPENPPPVSKDIQKLESVDPTRKLNNTTQNMGVGKPGGGGKSQKLRNVETVHVKQLATHELSVEQQLYYKEITEACVGADEGRRAEALQSLSADPGLHEMLARMCTFIAEGVRVNVVQNNLAILIYLMRMVKALLDNQSLYLEKYLHELIPSVATCIVTKQLCMRPEMDNHWALRDFASRLMAQICKNFNTSTNNVQTRVTRMFSQALAKSSQVREETKTPLASLYGAIDGLCELGPEVVKALVIPKIKTISERIELSTDGIGLSSVDKNAAGHIKTLLVKSVAPVLKMIRSPPDFVEEYKQDFGYLGPALCAAVAKARTQPAVLATNATTTTATLTANQQQATISTGKTIVQTDHIAVSSPSPGQPQTSRTIMLNPGRSGGPASTGKFVILQSRAQTPTSSGIVASPGQQQHAQQQQQQQQPQQVKITQGIPVQQKPHLHSSAPKLVVVCMPNSSHSVTSTVTQAALTPKSQVFVTQQDVEQTHNPLDDHSFQ from the exons ATGACGGAAAACGAATCAGTATACGGAACATCATTGTCCCAAGAGTCAATGAAAGTGATTGCCGAGAGCATTGGTATCGGAAATTTACCAGACGAAGCTGCAAAAGATCTCGCAGAGGATGTGAGCTACAAACTAAAGGAAATTATACAG GATGCAGCTAAATTTATGAGGCATGGAAAGCGACAACGATTGTCCACGCAGGACGTGGACCACgcgttaaaaatcaaaaatatagaaCCAACGTATGGATTCTTCGCCAAAGACCACCTTCCTTTTCGATTTGCGTCTGGCGGTGGTCGTGAATTACATTTTGTAGAGGAAAAGGAAATAGACCTTAATGATGTATTGTCAACATCTGGTGGGCAAAGCTGGCCCAAATTACCTTTGGAAGTAACTCTCCGATCTCACTGGCTTTGCATCGACGGCGTGCAACCTACGATACCGGAAAACCCACCGCCCGTTTCAAAAG ATATCCAGAAATTGGAAAGCGTCGATCCTACAAGGAAACTCAACAATACGACTCAAAATATGGGAGTTGGCAAGCCAGGTGGTGGAGGGAAAAGTCAAAAGCTACGAAATGTGGAGACTGTTCACGTTAAACAATTAGCAACTCACGAATTAAGTGTGGAACAACAATTATATTACAAAGAGATTACGGAAGCTTGTGTTGGTGCCGATGAAGGTCGTAGAGCTGAGGCATTGCAATCTCTTTCTGCTGACCCAGGCTTACACGAAATGCTGGCTCGAATGTGCACATTTATTGCGGAAGGAGTACGAGTGAACGTAGTACAAAATAATCTAGCTATTCTTATTTATCTCATGCGCATGGTTAAGGCGCTACTTGACAATCAAAgtctttatttagaaaaatac CTCCACGAACTCATACCATCTGTAGCGACATGTATAGTAACTAAGCAACTTTGTATGAGACCAGAAATGGATAATCACTGGGCACTTCGAGATTTCGCTTCTCGCTTAATGGCGCAAATCTGTAAGAACTTTAATACGTCCACAAATAACGTTCAAACAAGAGTTACTCGTATGTTCAGTCAAGCCTTAGCGAAAAGCAGCCAGGTGCGTGAAGAAACAAAA actCCACTGGCTTCTTTGTATGGTGCAATTGATGGTCTTTGTGAACTGGGACCTGAGGTTGTGAAAGCCTTGGTTATACCAAAAATCAAGACCATATCAGAGCGGATTGAATTAAGTACAGACGGTATTGGGCTCTCAAGTGTAGATAAAAATGCTGCTGGTCATATAAAAACGTTATTAGTg AAATCAGTAGCTCCTGTTTTGAAAATGATTCGGTCGCCACCAGACTTTGTAGAAGAGTACAAACAAGATTTTGGATATCTCGGACCAGCCTTATGTGCTGCAGTTGCTAAAGCGCGAACGCAGCCAGCTGTTTTAGCAACTAATGCGACAACAACAACAGCGACCTTGACCGCAAATCAGCAGCAGGCGACAATAAGCACTGGAAAAACTATTGTGCAAACAG ATCATATTGCAGTCTCGAGTCCAAGTCCAGGACAGCCGCAAACGAGCCGTACAATTATGTTGAACCCAGGTCGAAGTGGTGGACCAGCGTCGACTGGAAAGTTTGTAATCTTGCAATCCCGAGCGCAAACGCCGACTTCTTCTGGAATTGTTGCAAGTCCTGGACAGCAACAACATGCGCAGCAGCAGCAACAACAACAACAGCCTCAACAAGTAAAAATAACTCAAGGCATTCCTGTTCAGCAAAAGCCACACTTGCATAGCTCAGCTCCCAAGTTGGTTGTGGTTTGCATGCCTAATAGCAGTCATAGCGTCACATCGACCGTAACGCAG GCGGCCTTGACGCCCAAGTCGCAAGTTTTTGTTACACAACAAGATGTTGAACAAACGCACAATCCATTGGATGATCATTCATTTCAATGA